Sequence from the Amaranthus tricolor cultivar Red isolate AtriRed21 chromosome 16, ASM2621246v1, whole genome shotgun sequence genome:
TACAATTTGGTTTGTGGTCCTTCTAGAGTTGTAGGGCGTTACACAGCATATATTGTAAATGGTTTCCGTTTCCACACCAGTGATAGGTCAGAAAATAGGGAAACACAAAATTCAGGTGTCATGGTGCGTGGTGATGATGCTTCAGATAAGGAATACTATGGCGTTTTGAGAGACATATATCAAATGCGTTATCCTGGAGAAAATCATGTATTTGTCTTCAAATGCAGTTGGTTTGATGTAGAAAACCTTGGTAGAGGGTATAAGGTAGATGAGCATGGTTTGGTTAGTGTGAATAAGAATAGACTTTTAAAGTCGGATGATGTGTTTGTGCTAGAATCCCAAGTGGAACAAGTATTTTACATACAAGATGAAAACAATGAGAATTGGGAATTTGTTGTAAAAGCACAACCAAGGGATTTGTATAATATGAGTGCTAGTGATCTACATAAGGAGGGTATAGATGTAGATGCCTTTCAACAAGTAGAGGTGGAAGCTAATATTGAAGCTGAATGTACTGATTGCGTACATACTAACAATTTCAGAGTTAGTTCGTCGTTGGCTACAAATATGTTTATGGATTATAAAGGAGAACATGAAGTGCAAATGGTTACACAAATATTGGAAGATGACAATTTCATTAATGATGGTGAAATTGAAGTCTTTGAGGAATCgagtgaagttgaagaagaaatttgattttgatttatctcCTTCATTATGTTCTGTTGTACAATATTTACATTCACTATTATCTTGTTATCTATATGAACAATTCGGctactattgtttattttttccgcTCTATCTtgaaatatattgtttattattgaagctaccttttgtttgataattttgCAAAAATATGTGAATAGATAAAAGATGGTTGGGAGAGGAGGGGGAAAGAAAATATGCAGTCGAAGTATTGCCCCCGGAAAACTTATGAGTCGTGTTCAAGCTAGTCGGACACAATTGTTTAGCAAGCAAAATGTAGCTGGTCAATTCAATGATAGCTCTAACCCACACATCACAGATGAGATTGCTGATGCAGTTAgcaaaagtaagttttttttttctatttcaattcaaaatatttaaattttattatgttgaattcactttgatttttattgtctTTACCCTTGTAGATTTGGAGAGGCAACGAACAACTTATGAAGCCCATATAAACAAAACAGCACCAACTGAATTGCCAGCAACTAAATCGCCAACAACTGATGCACCGACCTTGAATGACCATAACTTGATTCATGGAGACGATCTTCAAGGTTATGAAGAAACTGTTACACCAATCTTAAATGACCAAGCATCAGAAGGCGTCATTACCTTAATGGATGAAAGTACATTATTGCAAAATTCGACTTTCACGTTTCTAGTTTGTAATTATTTACATATTattgattaatgattaatgaccaTTATTGTAGGCATACTTggtaagagaaagaaaagaagcaACTTTGTTAGTAGAATTGAAGTGGGCTTGCAAGTGAATGAAGCTTTAGATCCACAACCAAGGCAAATTATCACTCGAAATGAGGTGGAGCAAGTTAACGGTGATGAGATAGATAGAAATACAGGTAATTAACAGAGATGGAGcaacttttttaaatattattgattattgattattgattattgtaggCATACTTGATAACTTTGAACATTTGTATTATCTTAGCAACTAGTAAGATCAAAGGAAGAGGTAAGAGAGGAATGTATAAGAGTTACGTGGTTGACATGAAAATTAAAGGGAGAGGATCGAAATTGAAGATCACAATACCTGATGAAATTGACCGAGCAATTGGAGAAAATGCTCGTCACTTGGTTAATGAGTGTGGGTGTATTGTGAGGACAAAAGCTCCCTTGAATGTGAAAAGTTGGAAAGAAGCATTTGAGGCAGCTGGAGAAAGTATGTTGAAGGAAATACAGGTTATGTTAGTTActaatttctttattaatatcacttatttaGCATTATAGTTTTCTGGTTTTTGTTGTACCTATCATCTTACCTTCTTTGTGCAGGATAAGTTTGAAATTGATAAGTCTAGCGATTACTTCCGAATGTATGCATTTGTCTTGGAGACCATGCAACGTTTATATAGATTGTACAAGTGTAGGTTGCACAATTACTACAAAAGTGCGAGATGCGGAAAAACTAACGAGGAGCTCAAAAAGAATCCTCCTTTTGACTTACCCCAACCTCAATGGGAATATCTAATCAAGTATTACGGATCTGACAAATTTAAGGCATTTCTTTAACTAAACTATGTACTATTTATGAACTATGAGCCGATGTATATGAACTATGAGCAAGAACTTGATTGGCATCAACTTTTGTAATCATCATGCAGGTCATAAGTGAGAGGAACTGTAAAAATCGGAATTCTGCCAAGAGAACTATGCATACGACTGGAAATTTATCATTTCCTGAATCAGAAGATGTATTGGTAAGACAAacctattttattatgtttattgaatGTAGTctgaaataatatcaataacgttGTATAAtttgaatagacaaaagagaaTGATAATGTGAAGCTAACTGCTGATAAAGTTTGGCTTATCCAACACACTcgtaagaatgatcaaggaaaacTAGAATGGCTCGATACGCGGTCAAAAGAAATCCATGTATGTACAACAACCcattataactatatttttgttacccttgtttgatttttttattataatatgcaATTACATATATCTTGTTTAACTATTAGGTGAAGTTGAAAGATGTTGTTGCATCAGCTGGGGATTCAATGACACAAGATGAAATTTTGCTTAGAGTTCTGGGCCAAAAGTCAGGGCATGTACGTGGAAAAGGGACAGGGATACGTGCATATTCTAAAGAGAAAGCACAAATAGAACAACGTAAGATCGTGGAGCAACAACAAGAGAAAATTcaagagcaacaacaacaaattaaagattTGATGGAAAGTCAGTTGCTACAACAACgacaatttgaagaatataaggCACAACAACAAGAAGCAATTGAATCGATGAAACAAAGCATCTTACAACAGCTACAGAGTAAAGAAGTTCAATGATTGTCATGAATGCTTATTAGGTAAATGATGctttcttttgcatttttttaacatatacttaGGCTTACAACATGCTAAAAAGACATATACTTGGCCTATTTTTTGCGTCTAATTAGGAGTATTGACGGCTTGTGTTGTAGTTTTACTTAGaatggcattagctggttggcattttagtccaattaggactattggtggcttgtgttgtggttttagttacaatggcattagcttgttggcattttagtccaattaggagtattggtggcttgtgttgtagctttagttacaatggcattagctggttggcattttagtccaattgtGAATTTGATGGTCAATTCTAAATGCTTTCCCTATACATATAATGCTTTTGTTAGTGAATATCATGCTAAGACCTTTGCTTATTATGTCTCTCCAAAAAGTGTAGGtatggtttgattgtgaatactcaatattggggctACAATGACGAAGTTGGTGATAGCTACAATGATTTTGGATGCGCGATGTTTTGGGTTATGAAGAAGTTATATGTGCACTTGtatatttttggactttttaaaagtgcctatcacttgtaattttttgcataaaaaCTTGTGTATGGTTGGAGAATTATGTTGGAAAATTGGTTATCCAATCCGTTACATGTATATCAATCACGGGATTCAAtgacacacgataatatttgggacgtgtgatattttgggatacgaattaatatataatgataatcggtgatattagtttagttggtattaaattatttattattttaattgtctagtttattgtacaataaaattggtttttagcaacgactataattgttgcaaaaaatgtgtatgttt
This genomic interval carries:
- the LOC130802649 gene encoding uncharacterized protein LOC130802649, which gives rise to MQVISERNCKNRNSAKRTMHTTGNLSFPESEDVLTKENDNVKLTADKVWLIQHTRKNDQGKLEWLDTRSKEIHVKLKDVVASAGDSMTQDEILLRVLGQKSGHVRGKGTGIRAYSKEKAQIEQRKIVEQQQEKIQEQQQQIKDLMESQLLQQRQFEEYKAQQQEAIESMKQSILQQLQSKEVQ